The genomic region GGTGCTGGGCGCGAGCGCGAAGATCGGCCAGCCGGAGATCCAGCTCGGCGTCATCCCCGGCGCCGGTGGCACCCAGCGCCTCGCGCGCCTGGTCGGGCCGGCCAAGGCCAAGGACCTCGTGTTCACCGGGCGGCACGTCGGCGCGGAGGAGGCTCTGGAGATCGGCCTCGCCGACGCCGTCGTGCCCGACGACGAGGTGTACGCGACCGCCGTCGCCATGGCGAGGAAGTTCGCCGCAGGCCCGCCCCTGGCGCTCGCCGCGGCCAAGCGGGCGATCGACGAGGGGCTGGACGGCACCCTCGACGACGGCCTGTCCCTGGAGTCCCGCCTGTTCGCCGAGCTGTTCGACACCGAGGACCAGAAGACGGGGATGCGCTCGTTCCTCGAGAGCGGTCCGGGCAAGGCCACATTCTCCGGCCGGTGACACGGGATCCGGGGAAACCGGTGTCGCGCGAGGATGTGCCGATGAGCAGCGGCGACGTCGACCGGTCCGACCCGGTGAGCCGCGCCTGGGTCGACCGTGCCGTCGCCATCGTGGAGGCCGACGCCCGGCGCAGCGCCGACACGCACCTGCTGGTGTACCCGCTGCCACCCGAGTGGGGCGTCGAGCTCTACCTCAAGGACGAGTCGACGCACCCGACAGGCAGCCTCAAGCACCGGCTGGCCCGGTCGCTGTTCCTCTACGGACTCTGCTCGGGACAGATCACCGAGGGCAGCACCGTCGTCGAGGCGTCCAGCGGGTCGACGGCGGTCAGCGAGGCCTACTTCGCGCGGATGCTCGGGCTGCCGTTCGTCACCGTGATGCCAGCCTCGACCAGTCCCGAGAAGGTCGAGCTGATCGAGTTCCACGGCGGCCGCTGCCACTTCGTGGACCGGGCGCCCGACATCTACGAGGAGGCCCGCCGGCTCGCGGCCGAGTGCGGCGGTCACTTCCTCGACCAGTTCACCAACGCCGAGCGGGCCACCGACTGGCGGGGCAACAACAACATCGCGGAATCCGTCTTCAGCCAGCTCGCGCTGGAGCAGCACCCGCTGCCGGAGTGGGTCGTGGTCGGCGCGGGCACCGGCGGCACGAGCGCGACGATCGGCCGCTACCTCCGGTACCGGCGGCTGCCCACCCGGCTGGCCGTCGTGGACCCGGAGGGGTCGTCGTTCTTCCCCGGCTGGCGCGACCAGGACCCGTCGACGGCGACCGGACGGTCCTCGCGCATCGAGGGGATCGGCCGGCCGCGGGTGGAGCCGTCGTTCGTGCCGACCATCGTCGACCGGATGATCTGCGTCCCCGACGCCGCCTCGCTGGCGGCGATGCGGGAGCTCGAGCGGGTGACCGGCCGGCGGGCCGGCGGGTCGACGGGCACCAATCTCTGGGGCGCGTTCCAGCTGGTGGCCGAGATGGTCGCCGCGGGCCGGAGCGGCAGCGTCGTCACCCTGCTGTGCGACGGCGGCGAGCGGTACGCCCACACCTACTACTCCGACGAGTGGGTCGCCGAGCAGCGGCTCGACCTCGCGCCGCACGCGGCCACGCTGGCCCGGTTCGCGGCGACGGGGGAGTGGGCCCCCACCTGATCGGGTCGCGTGACCCTCGTCACCCGCCCCTGGCGCCGCCGCCGCGTTACCTGCCAGTAGCCTCGATGATCGGAGCCAGGCGGGCCCGCGTGCCCGCGTCCTGAACGCGTCCTGAGGAAGGTCAGCGCGATGAACATCGTCGTTCTTGTGAAGCAGGTCCCGGACTCCGGCAGTGAGCGCAAGCTGGACCCGGCGGACAACACCGTCGCCCGCGCCGCGGCCGACAACGTCATCAACGAGATGGACGAGTACGCCATCGAGGAGGCGCTGCTCGTGCGCGACCGGGAGGGCGGCGAGGTCACCGTCCTGACCGTCGGCCCCGACTCGGCCACCGACGCCATCCGCAAGGCGCTCTCCATGGGTGCCGACAAGGCCGTGCACGTCGTCGACGACGCGATCCACGGGTCGTGCGCGGTGCAGACCTCGGCGGTCATCGCCGCGGCACTGGGTCAGTTGGAGTACGACCTCGTGCTCTGCGGCGCCGAGGCCACCGACGCCCAGCTGTCGGTCATGCCGGCGCTGCTCGCCGAGCGCCTGGGCATCCCGCAGCTCTCCGGCGCCCGCAAGCTCACCATCGAGGGCGGGACGGCGAGGATCGAGCGGCAGACCGACGGCGGCTACTGGGCCGTCGAGGCGCCGCTGCCCGCGATCGTCTCCACCTGGGACACGATCAACGAGCCGCGCTACCCCTCGTTCAAGGGGATCATGGCCGCGAAGAAGAAGCCGGTGGAGACCAGGTCGCTGGCCGACCTGGGCCTGGACGCCGGCACCGTGGGTCTGGCGAACGCCACCAGCAAGGTGCTCGACTTCGCCGGTCGCCCGCCGAAGGGCGAGGGCGTGAAGGTCACCGACGAGGGTGACGGCGCCGAGAAGTTCGTCGGTTTCCTCGCCCAGCAGAAGATCGTCTGACCCGGCCCGGATCGAAGGAAGAGGAGAACCCCCATGGCAGAGATCCTGGTCCTGGCCGAGCTCGACCCGGCCGGCGGCGGCGTCCGCAAGACCACCCTGGAGGCTTTGACCGCGGCCCGCGCGCTCGGTGAGCCGTCGGCCGTCGTCCTCGGCGCCCCGGGCACCGCGGCCGGCGTGAAGGACGCCCTCGCCGAGTACGGCGCGGCGAAGGTCTACGTGGCCGAGTCCGACGACGTCGAGGGCTACCTCGTCGCCCCCAAGGCCGAGGTTCTGGCGCAGCTGGTGGCCGACAAGTCGCCGGCCGCCGTGATCATCCCGTCCTCCCCGGAGGGCAAGGAGATCGCCGGCCGGCTGGCCATCAAGACCGGCAGCGGTTTCCTGACCGACGTCACCGAGATCGCCGCCGACGGCACCGCGACCCAGGTCGCCTTCGCCGGGGCGACGATCGTGCACTCCCAGGTGACGGTCGGCACCCCGATCTACACCCTGCGCGGCAACTCGGTCACCCCGGAGCCGGCCCCCGCGGCCGCCGCCGAGGAGCC from Blastococcus colisei harbors:
- a CDS encoding electron transfer flavoprotein subunit alpha/FixB family protein; amino-acid sequence: MAEILVLAELDPAGGGVRKTTLEALTAARALGEPSAVVLGAPGTAAGVKDALAEYGAAKVYVAESDDVEGYLVAPKAEVLAQLVADKSPAAVIIPSSPEGKEIAGRLAIKTGSGFLTDVTEIAADGTATQVAFAGATIVHSQVTVGTPIYTLRGNSVTPEPAPAAAAEEPVTVSVSDSAKLAKVVDRVVEQKSSRPELTEASIVVSGGRGVASAENFAIIEALADSLGAAVGASRAAVDSGFYPHSFQVGQTGKTVSPQLYVAVGISGAIQHRAGMQTSKTIVAINKDPEAPIFELADFGVVGDLNTVVPAATEQITARK
- a CDS encoding PLP-dependent cysteine synthase family protein; the protein is MSSGDVDRSDPVSRAWVDRAVAIVEADARRSADTHLLVYPLPPEWGVELYLKDESTHPTGSLKHRLARSLFLYGLCSGQITEGSTVVEASSGSTAVSEAYFARMLGLPFVTVMPASTSPEKVELIEFHGGRCHFVDRAPDIYEEARRLAAECGGHFLDQFTNAERATDWRGNNNIAESVFSQLALEQHPLPEWVVVGAGTGGTSATIGRYLRYRRLPTRLAVVDPEGSSFFPGWRDQDPSTATGRSSRIEGIGRPRVEPSFVPTIVDRMICVPDAASLAAMRELERVTGRRAGGSTGTNLWGAFQLVAEMVAAGRSGSVVTLLCDGGERYAHTYYSDEWVAEQRLDLAPHAATLARFAATGEWAPT
- a CDS encoding enoyl-CoA hydratase/isomerase family protein: MAAPEFVTLQVEDGVGTIRLDRPKMNAIDEQLHREVRAAATEASERADVRAVVLYGGERVFAAGADIKAMSQLDGAGMREWGRELQDSFRAVARLPKPVIAAVTGYALGGGYELALCADFRVLGASAKIGQPEIQLGVIPGAGGTQRLARLVGPAKAKDLVFTGRHVGAEEALEIGLADAVVPDDEVYATAVAMARKFAAGPPLALAAAKRAIDEGLDGTLDDGLSLESRLFAELFDTEDQKTGMRSFLESGPGKATFSGR
- a CDS encoding electron transfer flavoprotein subunit beta/FixA family protein yields the protein MNIVVLVKQVPDSGSERKLDPADNTVARAAADNVINEMDEYAIEEALLVRDREGGEVTVLTVGPDSATDAIRKALSMGADKAVHVVDDAIHGSCAVQTSAVIAAALGQLEYDLVLCGAEATDAQLSVMPALLAERLGIPQLSGARKLTIEGGTARIERQTDGGYWAVEAPLPAIVSTWDTINEPRYPSFKGIMAAKKKPVETRSLADLGLDAGTVGLANATSKVLDFAGRPPKGEGVKVTDEGDGAEKFVGFLAQQKIV